Proteins from a single region of Coregonus clupeaformis isolate EN_2021a chromosome 19, ASM2061545v1, whole genome shotgun sequence:
- the agk gene encoding acylglycerol kinase, mitochondrial isoform X1, translating into MARVVKVFVTLRNHWKKSTVAACALSYGGHWLYGKHCDNLLRREACLAAREFGRQQISPQEQLKKATVILNPAACSGKANNLFEKNAAPILHLAGMDVTLVKTDYEGQAKKLMELMEKTDMLIVAGGDGTLQEVITGLLRRADQESFSKTPIGFIPLGSHNSLSESLHILSDNQVKHITSATLSILQGETVPLDVLQIKGEKEQPVFALIGLRWGAFRDVASTIKKYWYLGPLKTKAAHWFSTLREWPQVHEASVSYLAPTLRPPDLPEQMPQRPNLMYRIARRLKNYWYPPIPEPPKVEEPERWDERTLSTLELSIHTQNKNPVQTRIDDSLLVCVEPDSFTVGEFITVGEKKAQDSTAFTRQSLKLEASACRLNLPEEGAGFYNIDNEEYEAMPVEVRLLPRKLRFFCSAERREQLLTQVQ; encoded by the exons ATGGCTCGGGTTGTGAAAGTGTTTGTGACTCTGCGGAATCATTGGAAGAAGTCCACAGTCGCTGCGTGTGCCCTGTCATACGGTGGACACTGGCTATATGGTAAACACTG TGATAATCTGCTGCGAAGAGAAGCTTGTCTGGCGGCCAGG GAATTTGGACGTCAGCAGATATCACCCCAGGAGCAGTTGAAGAAAGCCACAGTCATCCTAAACCCAGCAGCTTGTAGTGG GAAAGCCAACAACTTATTTGAGAAGAATGCTGCCCCTATATTACACCTGGCTGGTATGGATGTGACACTAGTAAAG ACAGACTATGAGGGCCAAGCGAAGAAATTGATGGAGCTGATGGAGAAAACAGACATGCTGATTGTGGCTGGAGGGGATGGCACTCTGCAGGAGGTTATCACTGGCTTGCTGCGGAGGGCTGATCAA GAGTCATTCAGTAAAACCCCCATAGGATTTATCCCACTGGGGTCCCACAATTCCCTGAGTGAGAGTCTGCACATCCTCAGTGACAATCAGGTGAA ACACATCACATCAGCGACATTGTCCATCCTGCAAGGAGAAACGGTACCTCTGGATGTGCTGCAAATCAAG GGAGAGAAAGAACAGCCAGTGTTTGCCCTGATTGGTCTACGGTGGGGGGCCTTCAGAGATGTGGCTTCCACCATCAAAAA ATATTGGTACCTTGGCCCGTTGAAGACAAAAGCAGCTCATTGGTTCAGTACATTACGG GAATGGCCCCAGGTTCACGAGGCCTCTGTGTCCTACCTGGCCCCGACCCTTCGCCCTCCTGACCTGCCCGAACAAATGCCCCAGCGCCCCAACCTAATGTACCGCATTGCCCGCAGACTGAAAAATTACTGGTACCCACCTATTCCAG AGCCTCCCAAAGTGGAGGAGCCAGAGAGATGGGATGAGAGGACGTTGTCTACTTTGGAGCTGTCAATCCATACTCAGAACAAAAACCCTGTCCAGACG CGTATTGATGACTCCCTGCTGGTGTGTGTGGAGCCAGACTCCTTCACCGTGGGAGAGTTCATCACTGTTGG AGAGAAAAAAGCGCAGGACTCAACTGCATTCACAAGACAATCACTGAAGCTGGAGGCCAGTGCATGTCGACTCAATCTGCCCGAG GAAGGTGCTGGCTTCTACAACATCGACAACGAGGAGTACGAGGCCATGCCGGTGGAGGTGAGGCTGTTGCCACGGAAACTGCGCTTCTTCTGCAGCGCGGAACGCAGAGAGCAGCTCCTCACACAGGTCCAGTGA
- the agk gene encoding acylglycerol kinase, mitochondrial isoform X2 has translation MARVVKVFVTLRNHWKKSTVAACALSYGGHWLYGKHCDNLLRREACLAAREFGRQQISPQEQLKKATVILNPAACSGKANNLFEKNAAPILHLAGMDVTLVKTDYEGQAKKLMELMEKTDMLIVAGGDGTLQEVITGLLRRADQESFSKTPIGFIPLGSHNSLSESLHILSDNQVKHITSATLSILQGETVPLDVLQIKGEKEQPVFALIGLRWGAFRDVASTIKKYWYLGPLKTKAAHWFSTLREWPQVHEASVSYLAPTLRPPDLPEQMPQRPNLMYRIARRLKNYWYPPIPEPPKVEEPERWDERTLSTLELSIHTQNKNPVQTRIDDSLLVCVEPDSFTVGEFITVG, from the exons ATGGCTCGGGTTGTGAAAGTGTTTGTGACTCTGCGGAATCATTGGAAGAAGTCCACAGTCGCTGCGTGTGCCCTGTCATACGGTGGACACTGGCTATATGGTAAACACTG TGATAATCTGCTGCGAAGAGAAGCTTGTCTGGCGGCCAGG GAATTTGGACGTCAGCAGATATCACCCCAGGAGCAGTTGAAGAAAGCCACAGTCATCCTAAACCCAGCAGCTTGTAGTGG GAAAGCCAACAACTTATTTGAGAAGAATGCTGCCCCTATATTACACCTGGCTGGTATGGATGTGACACTAGTAAAG ACAGACTATGAGGGCCAAGCGAAGAAATTGATGGAGCTGATGGAGAAAACAGACATGCTGATTGTGGCTGGAGGGGATGGCACTCTGCAGGAGGTTATCACTGGCTTGCTGCGGAGGGCTGATCAA GAGTCATTCAGTAAAACCCCCATAGGATTTATCCCACTGGGGTCCCACAATTCCCTGAGTGAGAGTCTGCACATCCTCAGTGACAATCAGGTGAA ACACATCACATCAGCGACATTGTCCATCCTGCAAGGAGAAACGGTACCTCTGGATGTGCTGCAAATCAAG GGAGAGAAAGAACAGCCAGTGTTTGCCCTGATTGGTCTACGGTGGGGGGCCTTCAGAGATGTGGCTTCCACCATCAAAAA ATATTGGTACCTTGGCCCGTTGAAGACAAAAGCAGCTCATTGGTTCAGTACATTACGG GAATGGCCCCAGGTTCACGAGGCCTCTGTGTCCTACCTGGCCCCGACCCTTCGCCCTCCTGACCTGCCCGAACAAATGCCCCAGCGCCCCAACCTAATGTACCGCATTGCCCGCAGACTGAAAAATTACTGGTACCCACCTATTCCAG AGCCTCCCAAAGTGGAGGAGCCAGAGAGATGGGATGAGAGGACGTTGTCTACTTTGGAGCTGTCAATCCATACTCAGAACAAAAACCCTGTCCAGACG CGTATTGATGACTCCCTGCTGGTGTGTGTGGAGCCAGACTCCTTCACCGTGGGAGAGTTCATCACTGTTGGGTAA
- the LOC121532298 gene encoding DENN domain-containing protein 11-like, which yields MVEQSDRAPLLNWEEIQPTELTQAVPAPAKENGSESNPPDGRSLGSTALAIGRSTSSWGPASVTTVPRVNRIPHLDHSGPWGVPSPIHADSRISLKERMGWEEKDQIVAVFVVTFDTRSGNMVEWCLPQDVNLDGVEFKSMASGSHRIANDFIYFRKGCYFGLACFANMPVESELERGARMKSVGILSPSYTLLYRYMHFLENQVRHQLQCPGSYSPLEAFYEDKKAVLPPAGNGLVIACPTSAWVPAINRCMHPEMKITHPAGCMSQFIHFFGEQIMVLWKFALLRKRILIFSPPPVGVVCYRVYCCCSLANISIPGIGVAVPKFRPFFYINVADIAALATEMSYVACTTEKIFEEKKELYDVYVDNQNVKTHRVSLQPLLRLNGVDREKYRKLSEQRQMLLYTQEVDGDWTSNEEDLFILFFMEQNNRIFQILSEVAASADPTLTAEHMRAMGLDPQADRTFLVDLLELYGIDAMLVIDNPCCP from the exons ATGGTCGAGCAGTCGGATCGCGCTCCACTGCTCAACTGGGAGGAGATTCAACCAACCGAACTGACCCAAGCGGTTCCCGCACCAGCAAAAGAAAATGGATCGGAATCAAATCCGCCAGACGGCCGCTCTCTGGGAAGTACCGCGCTTGCCATCGGGAGGAGCACCAGCTCTTGGGGTCCAGCAAGTGTAACAACGGTTCCCAGGGTGAACAGGATCCCCCACCTTGACCACTCTGGCCCGTGGGGTGTTCCCAGTCCCATCCATGCCGACTCTAGAATATCTCTGAAAGAACGAATGGGATGGGAGGAAAAGGACCAAATAGTGGCTGTGTTTGTGGTAACCTTTGACACAAGATCAG GTAACATGGTGGAATGGTGCTTACCCCAAGACGTGAATCTTGACGGAGTGGAATTCAAGTCAATGGCGAGCGGATCACACAGAATCGCCAACGACTTCAT ATATTTCCGTAAAGGCTGCTACTTTGGGCTGGCTTGTTTTGCTAACATGCCTGTTGAGAGTGAATTGGAGAGAGGGGCGCGGATGAAATCTGTGGGTATTCTGTCTCCCTCTTACACCCTCCTATACCGCTACATGCACTTCCTCGAGAACCAGGTTAG ACACCAGCTGCAGTGCCCTGGCTCGTACTCTCCTCTGGAGGCCTTCTATGAGGATAAGAAAGCTGTGCTGCCCCCAGCAGGGAACGGCCTGGTCATTGCTTGTCCAACCAGTGCCTGGGTCCCAGCCATCAACCGCTGCATGCACCCAGAGATGAAG aTCACCCACCCGGCCGGCTGCATGTCCCAGTTCATCCACTTCTTTGGGGAGCAGATCATGGTACTGTGGAAGTTTGCCCTGCTCCGAAAACGCATCCTCATCTTCTCCCCACCACCTGTGGGTGTGGTGTGTTACAGGG TGtactgctgttgctctctggccAACATCTCGATACCTGGGATAGGTGTGGCTGTGCCCAAGTTCCGCCCCTTCTTCTACATCAATGTGGCAGATATCGCTGCCCTGGCAACAGAGATGTCATACGTGGCCT GTACCACAGAGAAGATCTTTGAGGAGAAGAAGGAGCTGTATGATGTATACGTTGACAACCAGAATGTGAAGACACACAGAGTTAGCCTGCAGCCACTACTCCGGCTGAATGGGGTGGACCGGGAGAAGTATAGGAAACTGAGCGAACAGAG GCAAATGCTACTTTACACTCAGGAGGTGGATGGAGACTGGACATCAAATGAGGAGGACCTCTTTATCCT GTTTTTCATGGAGCAGAATAACCGTATCTTCCAGATTCTATCGGAGGTGGCGGCGAGTGCGGACCCCACCCTGACGGCAGAGCACATGAGGGCCATGGGGCTGGACCCTCAGGCAGACCGCACATTCCTGGTGGACCTGCTGGAGCTCTATGGCATTGATGCCATGCTGGTCATCGATAACCCCTGCTGCCCCTGA